The Streptomyces sp. NBC_01689 genome includes a window with the following:
- a CDS encoding 3-oxoacyl-ACP synthase III family protein: MPHTPAPPPAERHVSVLATGAHLPGEALDNDALARVCGPLPDDVLDGIQVQRRHWMTDPRTGAHTTSTSAMATAAARQALDRAGVGADEIDLIVVSTASPDYLLPVAATYVQEQLGLERCAVIEVRAGCVGAVQALDIARRLLADGTYATALVIGAEAVSPLLAPVFLGREPERVRMRDRLTVYTFGDGAGAMVLRAGEEGSAAGRPRPVFATRSLGGTRKPGMHIIGGGTDAPLAEQQRRPRLMDIRLDIPGTARFGPRVFVEGIHDMLHRSRLTLDDIDACVLPEGNAEYFASEYGTAGLSDADRTTLSKTIVENLTDVGATGSAAVPLALDAGWSQGRITPGDTVLLLAIEASRYVYAGLTLTWDAPFPGR, translated from the coding sequence ATGCCCCACACCCCCGCCCCGCCCCCCGCCGAACGCCACGTGTCCGTCCTGGCCACCGGCGCCCACCTGCCCGGCGAGGCCCTCGACAACGACGCCCTGGCCCGCGTCTGCGGACCGCTGCCCGACGACGTCCTGGACGGCATCCAGGTCCAGCGCCGGCACTGGATGACCGACCCCCGCACCGGCGCCCACACCACCAGCACCTCCGCCATGGCGACCGCCGCCGCCCGCCAGGCCCTCGACCGGGCCGGCGTCGGCGCCGACGAGATCGACCTCATCGTCGTCTCCACCGCCAGCCCCGACTACCTGCTGCCCGTCGCCGCCACCTACGTCCAGGAACAACTCGGCCTGGAACGCTGCGCCGTCATCGAGGTCAGGGCCGGCTGCGTCGGCGCCGTCCAAGCCCTCGACATCGCCCGCCGCCTGCTCGCCGACGGCACCTACGCCACCGCCCTGGTCATCGGCGCCGAAGCCGTCTCCCCGCTGCTGGCCCCCGTCTTCCTGGGCCGCGAACCCGAACGCGTACGGATGCGCGACCGCCTGACCGTCTACACCTTCGGCGACGGCGCCGGCGCCATGGTGCTGCGCGCCGGCGAGGAAGGCTCCGCCGCCGGCCGCCCGCGCCCCGTCTTCGCCACCCGCTCCCTGGGCGGCACCCGCAAACCCGGCATGCACATCATCGGCGGCGGCACCGACGCCCCCCTCGCCGAACAGCAGCGCCGCCCCCGCCTCATGGACATCCGCCTCGACATCCCCGGCACCGCCCGCTTCGGCCCCCGCGTCTTCGTCGAGGGCATCCACGACATGCTCCACCGCTCCCGCCTCACCCTCGACGACATCGACGCCTGCGTCCTGCCCGAGGGAAACGCCGAGTACTTCGCCAGCGAGTACGGCACCGCCGGACTGTCCGACGCCGACCGGACCACCCTGAGCAAGACCATCGTGGAGAACCTCACCGACGTCGGCGCCACCGGCTCCGCCGCCGTCCCGCTGGCCCTGGACGCCGGCTGGAGCCAGGGCCGCATCACCCCCGGCGACACCGTCCTGCTCCTCGCCATCGAGGCCAGCCGCTACGTGTACGCGGGCCTCACCCTCACCTGGGACGCCCCCTTCCCCGGCCGGTGA
- a CDS encoding cupin domain-containing protein, translating into MARPGDTLRLGKDTLTFLTTAAETGGAYVEVAVEYAPAVIKPPQHYHPRQTEHMRLESGRLSLQLDGTLHEYEPGADFHIPPGAVHSMWNPGPDTTRVIWRTTPAYQTETVFETLWGLTNEGRLRPDGTPRLQMPLLALAFRDEYRVVTGRPFPLDMGLCLLLAPLGLACGYRPTYRPPQDTPRLQPTA; encoded by the coding sequence ATGGCCCGCCCCGGAGACACCCTGCGCCTCGGCAAGGACACCCTCACCTTCCTGACCACCGCCGCCGAGACCGGCGGCGCCTACGTCGAGGTCGCCGTCGAATACGCGCCCGCCGTCATCAAACCGCCCCAGCACTACCACCCCCGCCAGACCGAACACATGCGCCTGGAAAGCGGCCGCCTGAGCCTCCAACTCGACGGCACCCTCCACGAGTACGAGCCCGGCGCCGACTTCCACATCCCCCCGGGCGCCGTCCACTCCATGTGGAACCCCGGACCCGACACCACCCGCGTCATCTGGCGCACCACCCCCGCCTACCAGACCGAAACCGTCTTCGAGACCCTGTGGGGACTGACCAACGAAGGCCGGCTGCGCCCCGACGGCACCCCCCGCCTGCAGATGCCGCTGCTCGCCCTCGCCTTCCGCGACGAGTACCGCGTCGTCACCGGCCGCCCCTTCCCCCTCGACATGGGCCTGTGCCTGCTCCTCGCCCCGCTCGGCCTGGCCTGCGGCTACCGCCCCACCTACCGCCCGCCCCAGGACACCCCCCGCCTCCAGCCCACCGCCTGA
- a CDS encoding ester cyclase, giving the protein MATEAHEFTLPGADLPQPDAELRKKREAVVLQHTVAEIAWDIDGVLATFPRGGVYRIQAFEEGPLIGEEAIKKGYFAELKAAFPDLEHDLHHVHHTPTAVILEAQARGKQHADWRGIPNRGKSIDAPVAVFFHFDGDVLVDETLYFDIATFQRQLA; this is encoded by the coding sequence ATGGCCACCGAAGCACACGAATTCACCCTGCCCGGCGCGGATCTCCCGCAGCCCGACGCCGAACTGCGCAAGAAGCGCGAGGCGGTCGTCCTGCAGCACACGGTCGCCGAGATCGCCTGGGACATCGACGGCGTGCTGGCCACCTTCCCGCGCGGCGGCGTCTACCGCATCCAGGCCTTCGAAGAAGGACCGCTGATCGGTGAAGAAGCCATCAAGAAGGGCTACTTCGCCGAACTCAAGGCCGCCTTCCCCGACCTGGAGCACGACCTGCACCACGTCCACCACACCCCCACCGCGGTGATCCTGGAGGCCCAGGCACGCGGCAAGCAGCACGCCGACTGGCGCGGCATACCCAACCGGGGCAAGTCCATCGACGCCCCCGTCGCCGTCTTCTTCCACTTCGACGGCGACGTCCTCGTCGACGAGACCCTCTACTTCGACATCGCCACCTTCCAGCGCCAGCTCGCCTGA
- a CDS encoding ester cyclase yields the protein MSIQETVRTAQSVEERNKKTIRRVFDAFVNQGDFSVVDEIYSPDMVDHQPLPGAPEGLEGVRYTIAGLREGFPDLHVTIQDMSAHGDHVVIHNTWRGTHLGDFLGAAPTGQVIEFNGVVVWRLLDNGLIAERWGIGVESNMLAVLGMRRLAPAARTAARAAARRAVTGACTLLTLTGGAAEGWRRLQTELAGPRLHAYETSRRRAGILQESFDLRPLDGHDVLVHQIEARDPQAAARRLLTSTDPFDQWLREQATEILGTDPWSRLADSTTTGTAHTWTSVTTELTTAD from the coding sequence GTGTCGATACAAGAGACGGTGCGCACCGCACAGAGCGTGGAGGAGCGCAACAAGAAGACCATCCGCCGGGTCTTCGACGCCTTCGTCAACCAGGGCGACTTCTCGGTCGTGGACGAGATCTACAGCCCCGACATGGTCGACCACCAGCCGCTGCCCGGAGCCCCCGAAGGACTCGAAGGAGTCCGCTACACCATCGCCGGCCTGCGCGAGGGCTTCCCCGACCTGCACGTGACCATCCAGGACATGAGCGCCCACGGCGACCACGTCGTCATCCACAACACCTGGCGCGGCACCCACCTCGGCGACTTCCTCGGCGCCGCCCCCACCGGACAGGTCATCGAGTTCAACGGCGTCGTGGTGTGGCGGCTGCTCGACAACGGCCTGATCGCCGAACGCTGGGGCATCGGCGTGGAGTCCAACATGCTCGCCGTGCTCGGCATGCGCCGGCTGGCCCCCGCCGCCCGCACCGCGGCCCGCGCCGCCGCCCGCCGCGCCGTCACCGGCGCCTGCACCCTGCTCACCCTGACCGGCGGCGCCGCCGAAGGCTGGCGCCGCCTGCAGACCGAGCTCGCCGGACCCCGGCTGCACGCCTACGAGACCTCCCGGCGCCGCGCCGGCATCCTCCAGGAGTCCTTCGACCTGCGCCCGCTCGACGGCCACGACGTCCTCGTCCACCAGATCGAAGCCCGCGACCCGCAGGCCGCCGCCCGCCGCCTGCTCACCTCCACCGACCCCTTCGACCAGTGGCTGCGCGAACAGGCCACCGAGATCCTCGGCACCGACCCCTGGTCCCGCCTCGCCGACAGCACCACCACCGGCACGGCCCACACCTGGACCTCCGTCACCACCGAGCTGACCACCGCCGACTGA
- a CDS encoding aldo/keto reductase yields the protein MRQRTLGSQGPAVSEQGLGCMGMTFAYGPADEQEALRTAHRALELGVTLLDTADFYGPHSNEEFVARVIAGRRDGVVVCSKVGNEVTEDGTITGRLNNRPDYIRTAVEGTLRRLGTDHLDLYYLHRVDPAVPVEESVGALAELVQAGKVRHLGVCEASAATIRRAHAVHPLAAVQTEYSLSTRDVEANGVLATVRELGIGFVGYSPLGRGLLTGRIRSLDGLAEHDFRRIAPRFQQGNLDQNLHVVERLQHLAASKGITAGQLALAWVLAQGDDVIAIPGTKRVPYLQENLAASDVTLSADDLRALDEIAPHGSTVGDRYPVGAMATLDG from the coding sequence ATGCGGCAACGAACACTCGGCAGCCAGGGGCCGGCGGTCTCCGAACAGGGACTCGGCTGCATGGGCATGACCTTCGCCTACGGCCCCGCCGACGAGCAGGAGGCCCTGCGCACCGCGCACCGGGCACTGGAACTGGGCGTCACCCTCCTCGACACCGCCGACTTCTACGGCCCGCACAGCAACGAGGAGTTCGTCGCCCGGGTCATCGCCGGCCGCCGCGACGGCGTCGTCGTCTGTTCCAAGGTCGGCAACGAGGTCACCGAGGACGGCACCATCACCGGCCGCCTCAACAACCGCCCCGACTACATCCGTACCGCCGTCGAGGGCACCCTGCGCCGGCTGGGCACCGACCACCTCGACCTGTACTACCTGCACCGCGTCGACCCCGCCGTGCCCGTCGAGGAGTCCGTCGGCGCGCTGGCCGAACTGGTCCAGGCCGGCAAGGTCCGCCACCTCGGCGTGTGCGAGGCGTCCGCCGCCACCATCCGCCGCGCCCACGCCGTGCACCCGCTGGCCGCCGTACAGACCGAGTACTCCCTGTCCACCCGCGACGTCGAGGCCAACGGAGTCCTGGCCACCGTCCGCGAACTGGGCATCGGCTTCGTCGGCTACAGCCCGCTGGGCCGCGGCCTGCTCACCGGCCGCATCCGCAGCCTCGACGGGCTGGCCGAACACGACTTCCGCCGTATCGCGCCCCGCTTCCAGCAGGGCAACCTCGACCAGAACCTGCACGTCGTCGAACGGCTGCAGCACCTGGCCGCGTCCAAGGGCATCACCGCCGGGCAGCTCGCCCTGGCCTGGGTGCTCGCCCAGGGCGACGACGTCATCGCCATCCCCGGCACCAAGCGCGTCCCGTACCTGCAGGAGAACCTCGCCGCGAGCGACGTGACCCTGAGTGCGGACGACCTCAGGGCGCTCGACGAGATCGCCCCCCACGGCTCCACGGTGGGGGACCGCTATCCCGTCGGCGCCATGGCCACGCTCGACGGCTGA
- a CDS encoding TauD/TfdA family dioxygenase: MSTAVQTTPYGTGSGLLVQPAGPGGLDAIDPKELRDLLAQAGFLLLRGFGADMDAFTALVQNTSTSTTLDPARDFYSEVAQKVDAGFDEVGLHTENGNSPFRSHLAWFFCEKAASTGSQTTVCDGYRVWDALSEQARTAFAAQDIVYSRYVGEPQWRAMAHHLLGRTKPADRIQVSELLALAGQLPGTEITPQDDGGVRYSFRTPAAGPTVFGPRPSFANSILGPSFNYEKPTITFADTTELPAPLLAEVEEVTARLTENLDWQDGDAAVIDNTRVMHGRRAITDPDRTIYNALSYIEAPAA; this comes from the coding sequence ATGAGTACGGCTGTGCAGACCACGCCCTACGGCACCGGCAGCGGCCTGCTGGTCCAGCCCGCGGGCCCCGGCGGCCTCGACGCCATCGACCCCAAGGAACTGCGCGACCTCCTCGCCCAGGCCGGGTTCCTGCTGCTGCGCGGTTTCGGCGCCGACATGGACGCCTTCACCGCCCTGGTCCAGAACACCTCCACCTCCACCACCCTCGACCCCGCCCGCGACTTCTACTCCGAGGTCGCCCAGAAGGTCGACGCGGGCTTCGACGAGGTCGGCCTGCACACCGAGAACGGCAACAGCCCCTTCCGCTCCCACCTCGCCTGGTTCTTCTGCGAGAAGGCCGCCTCCACCGGCTCCCAGACCACCGTCTGCGACGGCTACCGCGTCTGGGACGCCCTCAGCGAGCAGGCCCGCACCGCCTTCGCCGCCCAGGACATCGTCTACAGCCGCTACGTCGGCGAACCCCAGTGGCGGGCCATGGCCCACCACCTGCTGGGCCGCACCAAGCCCGCCGACCGGATCCAGGTGAGCGAACTCCTCGCCCTGGCCGGACAGCTGCCCGGCACCGAGATCACCCCCCAGGACGACGGCGGCGTGCGCTACTCCTTCCGCACCCCCGCCGCCGGCCCCACCGTCTTCGGCCCCCGCCCCTCCTTCGCCAACAGCATCCTGGGCCCCTCCTTCAACTACGAGAAGCCCACCATCACCTTCGCCGACACCACCGAACTGCCCGCCCCCCTGCTCGCCGAGGTCGAAGAGGTCACCGCCCGCCTCACCGAGAACCTCGACTGGCAGGACGGCGACGCCGCCGTCATCGACAACACCCGCGTCATGCACGGCCGGCGCGCCATCACCGACCCCGACCGCACCATCTACAACGCCCTCAGCTACATCGAGGCACCCGCCGCCTGA
- a CDS encoding phytoene desaturase family protein yields MRATTMANITIIGGGLAGLTAAISAAEQGAHVTVHEAHSHAGGRARSASGPYVTNDGPHTFFDNGDAWHWLLQRGLAGRYVRLSFHEWTRMRFRHQGRLRMTLPGGYMRMTWMHRGIDVPVDRSFQDWASERFAQQTVDEALGFLGPILFDGDPGRLSAAFVWERLLRVGTPRFPLPSRYFMGGWGALIARMERVARARGVVIETGSRLTELPTGGPVIVATSLAAARSLLGDDSLQWPSGTAALLDMAVTHSKKDGNVSFDMDEGGFTSQYSDHDPSLAPEGQALFQGQMPIRPGESKADALARLEKLFDLTTPGWQQRILWRREGVSRGRTGALDLPGLSWRDRPAVDRGDGVFLAGDSVAAPGILAETSINSALRAAELALSARPAAHHSAVLGR; encoded by the coding sequence GTGAGAGCGACAACCATGGCGAACATCACGATCATCGGCGGCGGACTGGCCGGCCTGACCGCGGCGATCTCCGCCGCCGAACAGGGCGCCCACGTCACCGTCCACGAGGCCCACTCCCACGCGGGCGGCCGCGCCCGCTCCGCCTCCGGCCCCTACGTCACCAACGACGGGCCGCACACCTTCTTCGACAACGGCGACGCCTGGCACTGGCTGCTGCAGCGCGGACTGGCCGGCCGCTACGTACGGCTGTCCTTCCACGAGTGGACCCGGATGCGCTTCCGCCACCAGGGCCGGCTGCGGATGACCCTGCCCGGCGGCTACATGCGGATGACCTGGATGCACCGCGGCATCGACGTCCCCGTCGACCGCTCCTTCCAGGACTGGGCGAGCGAACGCTTCGCCCAGCAGACCGTCGACGAAGCCCTCGGCTTCCTCGGCCCGATCCTCTTCGACGGCGACCCCGGACGCCTCTCCGCGGCCTTCGTGTGGGAACGCCTGCTGCGCGTGGGCACCCCCCGCTTCCCGCTGCCCAGCCGCTACTTCATGGGCGGCTGGGGCGCGCTGATCGCCCGCATGGAACGCGTCGCCCGCGCCCGCGGCGTCGTCATCGAGACCGGCTCCCGGCTGACCGAACTGCCCACCGGCGGACCGGTCATCGTCGCCACCTCCCTCGCCGCCGCCCGCAGCCTGCTCGGCGACGACTCCCTGCAGTGGCCCAGCGGCACCGCCGCCCTGCTCGACATGGCCGTCACCCACTCCAAGAAGGACGGCAACGTCTCCTTCGACATGGACGAGGGCGGCTTCACCTCCCAGTACTCCGACCACGACCCCTCCCTCGCCCCCGAGGGCCAGGCCCTGTTCCAGGGACAGATGCCGATCAGGCCCGGCGAGTCGAAGGCCGACGCGCTGGCCCGGCTGGAGAAACTCTTCGACCTGACCACCCCCGGCTGGCAGCAGCGCATCCTGTGGCGCCGCGAAGGCGTCTCCCGGGGCCGCACCGGCGCCCTCGACCTGCCCGGCCTCAGCTGGCGCGACCGGCCCGCCGTCGACCGCGGGGACGGGGTGTTCCTGGCCGGCGACAGCGTCGCCGCCCCCGGCATCCTCGCCGAGACCTCCATCAACAGCGCCCTGCGGGCCGCGGAACTCGCCCTCAGCGCCCGGCCGGCCGCGCACCACTCCGCGGTGCTCGGGCGATGA
- a CDS encoding AMP-binding protein has product MPPETAPLSLARGLLRQADSDAVMVRVLAADGGEGTTHSYRDLLRTALALAADLTGLARTLGRPARVGLLAENSPEWVVADLAALFAGAVEIPVPTAFTAQQAASLLESADLCLTDTAGSAALARWSTDTPDPVLPAGCPTTALDLPALLARPPVPHPPVPDHDAVVKVIHTSGTTSAPKGVQIRRHGLDALLTSLRTRTRPAIFERYLSIVPLSLLIEQVAGLYMPFLAGGSVSFLPPGTALVGTAADAAPRMLTLLRAARPTALVVPPTVAGLFLAVCDQQPAESVTERHRRIFGHDGPVFIACGGAPVPPEILQRLHAHGLTVHEGYGLSENSSVVSWNFPGEVRFGTVGRPLDHVHAELADDGELLIRSTSLFAGYTREDPSSVVVDDQGRLHTGDLAEIDDDGYLRITGRKKNLVITAGGRNVAPEWVEARYRELGFVREAAVIADGLDDVHGLFVIDAALDPDTARGRITEFGRRRLSGIERAAVVHLMSEDDPAYATCFTVTGRPRRDVIRHHVLGPAPATAAASPSNQNKEKA; this is encoded by the coding sequence GTGCCGCCTGAGACCGCACCCCTGTCCCTGGCCCGCGGACTGCTGCGGCAGGCCGACAGCGACGCCGTCATGGTGCGCGTCCTGGCCGCCGACGGCGGCGAGGGCACCACCCACAGCTACCGCGACCTCCTGCGCACCGCCCTGGCCCTGGCCGCCGACCTCACCGGCCTGGCCCGCACCCTGGGCCGCCCCGCCCGGGTGGGACTGCTCGCCGAGAACTCCCCGGAATGGGTCGTCGCCGACCTCGCCGCCCTGTTCGCCGGCGCCGTGGAGATCCCCGTACCCACCGCCTTCACCGCCCAGCAGGCCGCCTCCCTCCTGGAGAGCGCCGACCTGTGCCTGACCGACACCGCGGGCAGCGCGGCCCTGGCCCGCTGGAGCACCGACACCCCCGACCCCGTCCTGCCCGCCGGCTGCCCCACCACCGCCCTCGACCTGCCCGCCCTGCTCGCCCGGCCCCCCGTCCCGCACCCGCCCGTCCCCGACCACGACGCGGTCGTCAAGGTCATCCACACCTCCGGCACCACCTCCGCCCCCAAAGGCGTACAGATCCGCCGGCACGGCCTGGACGCACTGCTCACCTCGCTGCGCACCCGCACCCGCCCGGCGATCTTCGAGCGGTACCTGTCCATCGTCCCCCTCAGCCTGCTCATCGAACAGGTCGCCGGCCTCTACATGCCCTTCCTGGCAGGCGGTTCGGTCTCCTTCCTGCCCCCCGGCACCGCCCTGGTCGGCACCGCCGCCGACGCCGCACCGCGCATGCTCACCCTGCTGCGAGCGGCCCGCCCCACCGCCCTGGTCGTCCCGCCCACCGTCGCCGGCCTCTTCCTCGCCGTGTGCGACCAGCAGCCCGCCGAGAGCGTCACCGAACGCCACCGGCGGATCTTCGGCCACGACGGCCCGGTCTTCATCGCCTGCGGCGGCGCCCCCGTCCCGCCCGAGATCCTCCAGCGCCTGCACGCCCACGGACTGACCGTCCACGAGGGCTACGGACTGAGCGAGAACTCCTCCGTGGTGTCCTGGAACTTCCCCGGCGAAGTCCGCTTCGGCACCGTCGGCCGCCCCCTGGACCACGTCCACGCCGAACTCGCCGACGACGGTGAACTCCTCATCCGCAGCACCTCCCTGTTCGCCGGCTACACCCGCGAGGACCCCTCCAGCGTCGTCGTCGACGACCAGGGCCGCCTGCACACCGGCGACCTCGCCGAGATCGACGACGACGGCTACCTGCGCATCACCGGACGCAAGAAGAACCTCGTCATCACCGCGGGCGGCCGCAACGTCGCCCCCGAATGGGTCGAGGCCCGCTACCGCGAACTCGGCTTCGTCCGCGAGGCCGCCGTCATCGCCGACGGCCTCGACGACGTGCACGGCCTGTTCGTCATCGACGCCGCCCTCGACCCCGACACCGCCCGCGGCCGCATCACCGAATTCGGCCGGCGCAGGCTCTCCGGCATCGAACGCGCCGCCGTCGTCCACCTCATGTCCGAGGACGACCCCGCCTACGCCACCTGCTTCACCGTCACCGGACGCCCCCGCCGCGACGTCATCCGCCACCACGTCCTCGGCCCGGCCCCCGCCACGGCCGCGGCGTCCCCGAGCAACCAGAACAAGGAGAAGGCATGA
- a CDS encoding MFS transporter: MTTDHPAARTQDRTPDTDTDAAAADPRRWRLLVFVALAQFMVLLDTTVVNLALPAVQSDLGAGPTAIEWVLTSYILCFGGLMLLGGRTADRWGRRRTFLLGALLFTAASLLCGLSRDAGLLIAARALQGCGAAFLSPAAMSLVTTTFPRGRERTTALAVWAALAGLGGTLGVIAGGLITDSLSWRWIFYINLPFGAVAVAGVLLLSRGRPDTAVRGSRPDLAGAATVTAGLAALVYAIVNIQDHGAASPPYVLAPAAAALTLLAAFLLIERRAADPLLPLQLFATRSLATAGLGRVLTSAVQASVLFLCSYYLQRTLGYSTLASGFAFLPLGIVAILVTAPATRVMHRAGPRPVYLAGAAGSLLGLLLLTQAPAHGNYLLHLLPALLILGASMQCCGIPVNVHGVSDIPPHQQGIASGVLVAAFQVGASLGVATVATSALTRTTSELTAHTTPALAWLDGLHLGFWIAAGIGVLNLLTACFGLPRHPTTRTA; this comes from the coding sequence ATGACCACCGACCACCCCGCCGCCCGCACCCAGGACCGCACCCCCGACACCGACACCGACGCCGCCGCGGCCGACCCGCGCCGCTGGCGCCTGCTCGTCTTCGTCGCCCTCGCCCAGTTCATGGTCCTGCTGGACACCACCGTGGTGAACCTCGCCCTGCCCGCCGTCCAGAGCGACCTCGGCGCCGGCCCCACCGCCATCGAATGGGTCCTGACCTCCTACATCCTGTGCTTCGGCGGCCTCATGCTGCTCGGCGGCCGCACCGCCGACCGCTGGGGCAGACGCCGCACCTTCCTCCTCGGCGCCCTGCTGTTCACCGCCGCCTCCCTGCTGTGCGGCCTCTCCCGCGACGCCGGCCTGCTCATCGCCGCCCGCGCCCTGCAGGGCTGCGGCGCAGCCTTCCTCTCACCCGCCGCGATGTCCCTGGTCACCACCACCTTCCCGCGCGGCCGCGAACGCACCACCGCACTCGCCGTCTGGGCCGCACTCGCCGGCCTCGGCGGCACCCTCGGCGTCATCGCCGGCGGCCTGATCACCGACAGCCTCAGCTGGCGCTGGATCTTCTACATCAACCTCCCCTTCGGCGCCGTCGCCGTCGCCGGCGTCCTGCTGCTCTCCCGCGGCCGCCCCGACACCGCCGTCCGCGGCTCCCGCCCCGACCTGGCCGGCGCCGCCACCGTCACCGCGGGCCTGGCCGCCCTCGTCTACGCCATCGTCAACATCCAGGACCACGGCGCCGCCTCCCCGCCCTACGTCCTCGCCCCGGCCGCCGCCGCCCTCACCCTGCTCGCCGCGTTCCTCCTCATCGAACGCCGCGCCGCCGACCCCCTGCTGCCCCTGCAACTGTTCGCCACCCGCTCCCTGGCCACCGCCGGCCTCGGCCGCGTCCTGACCAGCGCCGTCCAGGCCTCCGTGCTCTTCCTGTGCAGCTACTACCTGCAACGCACCCTCGGCTACTCCACCCTCGCCTCCGGCTTCGCGTTCCTGCCCCTGGGCATCGTCGCCATCCTGGTCACCGCCCCCGCCACCCGCGTCATGCACCGCGCCGGCCCCCGCCCCGTCTACCTCGCCGGCGCCGCCGGCTCCCTGCTCGGCCTGCTCCTGCTCACCCAGGCCCCCGCCCACGGCAACTACCTCCTGCACCTGCTGCCCGCCCTGCTCATCCTGGGCGCCTCCATGCAGTGCTGCGGCATCCCCGTCAACGTGCACGGCGTCTCCGACATCCCGCCCCACCAGCAGGGCATCGCCTCCGGCGTCCTGGTCGCCGCCTTCCAGGTCGGCGCCTCCCTCGGCGTCGCCACCGTCGCCACCAGCGCCCTGACCCGCACCACCAGCGAACTCACCGCCCACACCACCCCCGCCCTGGCCTGGCTGGACGGCCTCCACCTCGGCTTCTGGATCGCCGCCGGCATCGGCGTCCTCAACCTCCTCACCGCCTGCTTCGGACTGCCCCGCCACCCCACCACCCGCACCGCCTGA
- a CDS encoding thermostable hemolysin produces MRITLSERGTPDWQTAADLARLVFAKQYRASITPDPDGFLAFFETAADGQEEVLACAGLSFPEEETILLERYLDAPVEDVITQAVGAPVKRSQVLQIGSIASVRAAAGAEIIKAIPLIMACLGRPYAVMTMTGRLAALMQRLGCVFHPLADASLERLPADERASWGTYYDTRPVVGYAEAAEQSTLLLAAIGRYCFTSVDMRLLSNRPAQQGVLTRAA; encoded by the coding sequence ATGAGAATCACCCTGTCCGAGCGCGGCACCCCGGACTGGCAGACCGCCGCGGACCTGGCCCGGCTGGTCTTCGCCAAGCAGTACCGGGCCAGCATCACCCCCGACCCGGACGGCTTCCTCGCCTTCTTCGAGACCGCCGCCGACGGCCAGGAGGAAGTCCTCGCCTGCGCCGGCCTGTCCTTCCCCGAGGAAGAGACCATCCTGCTGGAGCGCTATCTCGACGCGCCCGTCGAAGACGTCATCACCCAGGCCGTCGGCGCCCCCGTCAAACGCTCCCAGGTCCTGCAGATCGGCTCCATCGCCTCCGTACGGGCCGCCGCCGGCGCCGAGATCATCAAAGCGATCCCGCTGATCATGGCCTGCCTGGGCCGCCCGTACGCCGTCATGACGATGACCGGCCGGCTCGCCGCGCTCATGCAGCGCCTCGGCTGCGTCTTCCACCCCCTCGCCGACGCCTCCCTGGAGCGGCTGCCCGCCGACGAACGCGCCTCCTGGGGCACCTACTACGACACCCGGCCCGTCGTCGGCTACGCCGAGGCCGCCGAACAGTCCACCCTGCTGCTGGCCGCCATCGGCCGCTACTGCTTCACCTCGGTCGACATGCGGCTGCTGAGCAACCGCCCGGCACAGCAGGGGGTGCTGACCCGTGCCGCCTGA